One segment of Curtobacterium poinsettiae DNA contains the following:
- a CDS encoding MarR family winged helix-turn-helix transcriptional regulator: MNPRPTDRTEVAARLAAAVGRINRRARTDSASLGYGIVSALASIQRHGPLRPGDLSRIEVVTKPTMTRILTELEQRGFIQREADPRDGRAFMVTATPEGIEAVEQARANRTGIVAGLIAELDESDVQAIAGALAALERVAQGEHAQEPHTF; the protein is encoded by the coding sequence ATGAACCCCCGCCCGACGGACCGTACCGAGGTCGCCGCACGCCTGGCCGCCGCCGTCGGTCGGATCAACCGACGGGCCCGCACCGACTCGGCCTCGCTCGGGTACGGCATCGTGTCGGCGCTCGCGTCGATCCAGCGGCACGGACCCCTGCGCCCCGGCGACCTGTCGCGGATCGAGGTGGTGACGAAGCCCACGATGACGCGCATCCTGACCGAGCTCGAGCAGCGCGGCTTCATCCAGCGCGAGGCAGACCCGCGCGACGGCCGGGCGTTCATGGTGACGGCCACGCCGGAGGGCATCGAGGCGGTCGAGCAGGCCCGCGCGAACCGCACCGGGATCGTCGCCGGTCTCATCGCCGAGCTCGACGAGTCGGACGTCCAGGCGATCGCCGGGGCCCTGGCAGCGCTCGAGCGTGTCGCGCAGGGCGAGCACGCCCAGGAACCTCACACCTTCTAG
- a CDS encoding GntR family transcriptional regulator: protein MPVPRSAPTEHQLLRDTVRHKIHDAIMDGTLLPGERLNDDELIAWLGVSRTPIREALSQLSRAGLIEMAPNRYTRVTTPDPAEVIEAMQTLGVLFGGVVRLAVPRLGSAARKKILAQLDKTITELEAHEVAAVNHDALDVFALYVAECGNENLQRVCRDTMDGLAFRLRLPNLDELVDWDRMTEDFRRLRAATESGDNVAAELATEAIHQLPGEKH, encoded by the coding sequence ATGCCGGTCCCCCGCAGCGCCCCGACCGAGCACCAGCTGCTCCGTGACACCGTCCGCCACAAGATCCACGACGCGATCATGGACGGCACGCTCCTGCCCGGCGAACGACTGAACGACGACGAGCTCATCGCCTGGCTCGGCGTCTCCCGGACACCCATCCGCGAGGCTCTGAGCCAGCTGTCGCGCGCCGGCCTGATCGAGATGGCACCGAACCGGTACACCCGCGTCACCACGCCGGACCCCGCCGAGGTCATCGAGGCGATGCAGACCCTCGGCGTGCTGTTCGGTGGCGTGGTTCGACTCGCGGTCCCGCGCCTCGGTTCGGCGGCCCGGAAGAAGATCCTCGCGCAGCTCGACAAGACGATCACCGAGCTCGAGGCGCACGAGGTCGCCGCCGTCAACCACGACGCCCTCGACGTCTTCGCCCTGTACGTCGCCGAGTGCGGCAACGAGAACCTGCAGCGCGTCTGCCGCGACACCATGGACGGCCTGGCGTTCCGGTTGCGCCTGCCGAACCTCGACGAGCTGGTCGACTGGGACCGGATGACCGAGGACTTCCGGCGCCTCCGGGCGGCGACCGAGTCCGGCGACAACGTCGCGGCCGAGCTCGCGACCGAGGCGATCCACCAGCTGCCCGGCGAGAAGCACTGA